In Vibrio chagasii, the sequence AGAAAGCAGCAGCGATTGCATTGGTGGTACTTTCTTATCGCAAATCAACAGGATTGAGTGGCTGAAAGCAAGCGAGAAGTAAATCGACAGAAACGGCAGAATCATACCTGCAATACCTTGCAGCATCAGGCTGAACAGAGTTACAAGGATGACAGGAATCGTAAACTGTAGACCTTTGCCAATGTGGCGAACTTTAGTCTGTAGACCAGCAGCATGGCTCATCGCCATCAAACAGATGCCTGCATAGATAGGTGCGCTGATAACTTCATAGCTGAAATTAGCGATGAAGATCGACTCAACGATCTGCGGAGTAAAAGCCTCAGGATCGATAACGGCGTCTAGGATAACAGCTGGGTCACCTAGCTGGAGTTTTAACGCAATATAGAAGATAGCCAGTTGCACGAACATCAGAGCAACTATTGCCGGCGAAAACGAAAGAAAGTGACTTACCGTATGTTTCCATGCCTCTTGGAATACAGCCGTTGCTTTGAGCTCATAATCGCCAGAAAGTGCACGGTCGATACTACCGCCCAAATTAAAATCTTTTTCGATGTCGTTGTTCATAGTGATACCTAGGTGTGCCAATTAAACTGAGCCACCTAACTTATTGATAAAAAATTACCTTCATTATACTCATATGTCGGATACAAACTAAAATATGAATCTGTAACAAGGCTTGCTTTTGCGTCTTAATGGTTAATAATTAGACACTTGTTGGGGCGTAAACCCAGTAAATAACAGTATGGTAAAGGATGTTTACTTTTACCTGCGAAATTTTTTATCTTCGAATGGTAAAAAATGCTTTGATTTCACGTTTTTGGTGATTATGATGCGCGCCTCAAAGGTGTATAGCAACAGGTTCTCAAACAGAACCAAGGTGGAGAAAAACAGACGTTGAACGCTAAAAAATCAGTAGGAAAACCAGTAGTACAGCTAACTGGTATTAGTAAAAGCTTCGATGGTAAGGAAGTCATCGGCAATCTTGATCTAAACGTAAATCATGGTGAGTTTCTCACGATTTTAGGCCCATCAGGTTGTGGTAAAACAACGGTACTAAGAATGATTGCGGGTTTTGAAACGGCAGATAGTGGTCAAATACTACTAGCTGAACAGAACGTAACCCAAGTCCCTGCTGAACAAAGGCATGTTAACACTGTATTCCAAAGCTATGCCCTATTCCCACATATGACCGTTTTCGAAAATGTGGCATTTGGCTTACGCATGCAGAAAGTTCCAAACAGCGAGATTGAACCTCGTGTAATGGAAGCTTTAAAAATGGTGCGCCTAGAACAGATGGCACAAAGAAAACCACACCAGCTTTCTGGTGGTCAACAGCAACGTATCGCAATCGCTCGTGCTGTCGTTAATAAGCCTAAAGTTCTTTTGTTGGATGAATCTCTGTCTGCTCTGGATTACAAACTTCGTAAACAGATGCAAATCGAGCTTAAACAACTTCAGCGCCAGCTTGGTATCACGTTCATTTTTGTAACGCACGACCAAGAAGAAGCACTGTCGATGTCTGACCGTATTATCGTTATGCGTGACGGCGTGATTGAGCAAGACGGAACACCAAGAGAGATTTACGAAGAGCCTAAGAACCTTTTTGTAGCTCGCTTCATTGGTGAAATTAACGTATTCGATGCGACAGCGACATCTCGTTTAGATGAAAAACGCATTGTTGCGACAATTGAAGGTGAAGAGTCCATTATCTATCACGATAAGGCGATCACTTCAGGTCAAAAACTGCAGGTATTGCTTCGCCCTGAAGATCTTCGTATTGAAGAGATTAAAGAGTCTGAGCAACGCGGTATTGTTGGCCACATTGTCGAGCGTACCTACAAAGGCATGACTTTAGATTCAGTTGTGGAACTAGAATCTGGCATGCGCGTAATGGTAAGCGAATTCTTCAACGAAGATGACCCTGATGTTGATCACTCACTGGGCCAAAAAGTTGCAGTAACTTGGGTTGAGAGCTGGGAAGTGGTATTAGAAGATGAGCAAGAAGTTTAATTTACAAAACGCGATTGTTGCTTTAATCACAGGTTGGTTGGTGCTGTTCGTGATGATTCCAAAC encodes:
- the potA gene encoding spermidine/putrescine ABC transporter ATP-binding protein PotA yields the protein MNAKKSVGKPVVQLTGISKSFDGKEVIGNLDLNVNHGEFLTILGPSGCGKTTVLRMIAGFETADSGQILLAEQNVTQVPAEQRHVNTVFQSYALFPHMTVFENVAFGLRMQKVPNSEIEPRVMEALKMVRLEQMAQRKPHQLSGGQQQRIAIARAVVNKPKVLLLDESLSALDYKLRKQMQIELKQLQRQLGITFIFVTHDQEEALSMSDRIIVMRDGVIEQDGTPREIYEEPKNLFVARFIGEINVFDATATSRLDEKRIVATIEGEESIIYHDKAITSGQKLQVLLRPEDLRIEEIKESEQRGIVGHIVERTYKGMTLDSVVELESGMRVMVSEFFNEDDPDVDHSLGQKVAVTWVESWEVVLEDEQEV